A stretch of Microbacterium sp. LWH3-1.2 DNA encodes these proteins:
- the glp gene encoding gephyrin-like molybdotransferase Glp — protein sequence MTFTNRPVDVHRAIVAQLVAGIARTPETVELRDVAVGPPRSLASDVPAAAELPAFDNSQMDGFAIRSADVRSSTPQRPAHLRVMGHLAAGEHGGQVGAGEAWAVMTGAPIPGGADAVVPIEESGFTSFPARDADAILTVTTPSPVGRFVRARGSDVRAGDPVGSVGSPVTPALVGALAATGVQRIAVQRPLRVLVIATGSELRRSGDPDRPGTILDANTLMLGALLTPLGVRVVERGPVPDDPRELMRLLESCCGEVDLVITAGGVSRGAHEVVRDCLAPRGVEFGTVAMQPGGPQGVGIVQLAGGELPVVALPGNPVSALVSAEVFLRPALLAATGRWAYRPASTAPLAEAAQSPAGKLQVRRGRQAHDGRIHFEGGTASHLLHAYARSTLLAFIPPETTTISVGDRVEFWRIDE from the coding sequence ATGACATTCACGAACCGACCAGTCGACGTGCATCGGGCGATCGTGGCCCAGCTCGTGGCCGGGATCGCCCGCACCCCCGAGACTGTGGAGCTGCGCGACGTCGCCGTTGGCCCCCCACGCTCGCTTGCATCCGATGTGCCCGCCGCCGCGGAGCTGCCGGCCTTCGACAACAGCCAGATGGACGGGTTCGCGATCCGCTCCGCCGACGTCCGGTCATCGACGCCACAGCGGCCTGCGCACCTGCGGGTGATGGGACACCTCGCCGCTGGAGAGCACGGCGGGCAGGTGGGGGCCGGCGAGGCGTGGGCCGTCATGACCGGGGCCCCCATCCCCGGCGGAGCCGATGCGGTGGTCCCGATCGAGGAGAGCGGATTCACTTCGTTCCCGGCCCGCGACGCCGACGCGATCCTCACAGTCACGACGCCGAGCCCGGTCGGCAGGTTCGTCCGCGCTCGGGGCTCCGACGTGCGCGCAGGCGATCCGGTCGGCTCGGTCGGCAGTCCGGTCACACCCGCCCTCGTGGGCGCGCTCGCCGCGACCGGCGTTCAGCGCATCGCCGTGCAGCGCCCGCTCCGGGTGCTCGTCATCGCAACCGGCTCCGAGCTGAGGAGATCCGGGGATCCGGATCGGCCCGGCACGATCCTCGACGCCAACACGCTCATGCTGGGCGCTCTGCTGACGCCTCTCGGTGTCCGGGTGGTTGAGCGGGGGCCGGTTCCGGATGACCCGCGCGAACTCATGCGGCTGCTGGAGTCGTGCTGTGGCGAGGTCGATCTGGTCATCACCGCGGGAGGTGTGAGTCGAGGCGCGCACGAAGTCGTGCGCGACTGCCTGGCGCCACGCGGAGTGGAGTTCGGCACGGTCGCGATGCAGCCGGGAGGCCCACAAGGCGTCGGGATCGTGCAGCTCGCCGGAGGAGAGTTGCCGGTGGTCGCGCTGCCGGGCAACCCCGTGAGCGCCCTCGTGAGCGCGGAGGTGTTCCTGCGGCCGGCGCTGCTGGCAGCGACCGGACGGTGGGCGTACCGGCCCGCGTCGACGGCGCCGCTAGCGGAAGCTGCCCAGTCGCCCGCCGGCAAGCTGCAGGTGCGGCGCGGCCGCCAGGCGCACGATGGCCGCATCCACTTCGAGGGGGGCACGGCATCCCACCTTCTGCACGCGTACGCACGGTCGACCTTGCTCGCGTTCATCCCGCCCGAGACGACGACGATCAGCGTCGGCGACAGAGTCGAGTTCTGGAGGATCGATGAGTGA